The Synchiropus splendidus isolate RoL2022-P1 chromosome 11, RoL_Sspl_1.0, whole genome shotgun sequence genome contains a region encoding:
- the csf1ra gene encoding macrophage colony-stimulating factor 1 receptor isoform X2 yields MVTLPQLSVPEQIRRRFGGTLKMLSYFTLLLGIVASAASVEWRRPVIKFNNRVVASPEVVVQPGAPLDLKCEGDGPVNWQTRLNKHRRFISRGYGNVRTIRVERPSAEFTGTYKCIYTASTQHRDLFSKVHVYVKDPHRVFWTSSTSLQVVKKEGEVYMLPCLLTDPSATDLSLRMDNGTTVPPGMNFTVYRHRGILIHSLHPSFNADYVCTARVNGVERTSRAFTINVIQKLRFPPYVFLETDEYIRIVGEELKIRCTTHNPNFNYNVTWAYTTKSKPRIEESVRSGGENRLDIESVLTIPAVMPTDTGNFSCIGTNEAGVNSSTTYLLVVDEPYVRLLPQLSPKLAHKGLSVEVNDGEDLELSVLVEAYPHIIEHRWHTPLSPNTSTQEHKFIQYNNRYHATLQLKRMNAQEQGQYTFYARSYKANASITFQVQMYQRPVAVVRWENVTTLTCTSFGYPAPRIIWYQCFGIRPTCNENTTGKQMAIPLQAPTVEVQREEYGAVEVESVLTVGPSNRRMTVECVAFNLAGVSSDTFAMEVSDKLFTSTLTAAAGILTILLMLLVILFYKYKQKPRYEIRWKIIEAREGNNYTFIDPTQLPYNEKWEFPRDKLKLGKILGAGAFGKVVEATAYGLGEQDNVMRVAVKMLKASAHSDEREALMSELKILSHLGHHTNIVNLLGACTYGGPVLVITEYCSLGDLLNFLRQKAETFANFVMNIPEIMESSNDYKNIRMEKLFIRSDSGISSASSSSYLEMRPGQAASLENNPQESCEEAADWQLEIGDLLKFSLQVAQGLEFLAAKNCIHRDVAARNVLLTDNRVAKICDFGLARDIMNDSNYVVKGNARLPVKWMAPESIFDCVYTVQSDVWSYGILLWEIFSLGKSPYPSVAVDSRFYKMVKRGYQMSQPDFAPPEIYTVMKMCWNLEPTDRPTFSKITQMIQRQLGDEPEQETLIYQNVQQQQQQQQQQQQQVTEGAECDRPKCCEGPCDPSCDHEEEEQPLMKTNNYQFC; encoded by the exons ATGGTGACGCTCCCTCAACTGTCTGTTCCTGAGCAGATCAGAAGACGGTTTGGTGGAACACTGAAGATGCTGTCCTACTTCACACTGTTGCTGGGGATCGTGGCCTCTGCTGCATCAG TGGAATGGAGGCGCCCAGTGATCAAGTTCAACAACAGGGTGGTGGCGAGTCCCGAGGTGGTGGTCCAACCCGGAGCACCGCTGGATCTGAAGTGCGAGGGAGATGGGCCCGTCAACTGGCAGACGAGGCTGAACAAACACAGGCGCTTCATCTCCAGGGGCTACGGGAACGTACGGACTATCAGAGTGGAGCGTCCCTCGGCGGAATTCACCGGAACATACAAGTGCATCTACACTGCCAGCACACAGCACCGGGACCTCTTTTCAAAAGTGCACGTTTATGTGAAAG ATCCACACCGTGtgttctggaccagcagcacGTCATTGCAGGTTGTCAAAAAGGAGGGCGAAGTGTACATGCTGCCCTGCCTGTTGACTGACCCCTCAGCTACAGACTTGAGTCTCCGCATGGACAATGGCACCACAGTGCCGCCGGGAATGAATTTCACTGTGTATCGGCACCGTGGCATTCTGATCCACAGCCTCCACCCCAGTTTCAATGCAGATTATGTGTGCACAGCAAGGGTCAACGGGGTGGAGAGAACATCACGGGCCTTCACGATCAATGTTATCCAAA AGCTTCGATTCCCGCCCTATGTCTTCTTGGAGACCGATGAATACATTCGCATTGTTGGTGAAGAGCTCAAGATTCGTTGCACCACGCACAACCCCAACTTCAACTACAACGTGACCTGGGCATACACAACCAAATCA AAACCGCGGATAGAAGAAAGCGTTCGCTCTGGTGGGGAGAATCGCTTGGACATCGAAAGCGTCCTCACCATTCCAGCAGTGATGCCGACAGACACAGGCAACTTCTCTTGTATTGGCACCAATGAAGCTGGAGTCAACAGTTCAACCACTTATTTGCTGGTCGTAG ATGAGCCCTACGTTCGACTTTTGCCCCAACTATCCCCAAAACTGGCACACAAGGGTCTGTCGGTGGAGGTGAACGATGGCGAAGATCTGGAGCTCAGCGTGCTCGTGGAGGCTTATCCACATATAATAGAGCACAGATGGCACACTCCATTGTCGCCGAACACCTCCACACAAGAGCACAAATTCATCCAATACAACAACAG ATACCACGCAACACTGCAGCTGAAGAGGATGAACGCTCAAGAGCAAGGCCAGTACACTTTCTATGCCCGCAGTTACAAGGCCAACGCCTCAATCACATTCCAAGTTCAAATGTATC AGAGACCTGTGGCCGTGGTGAGATGGGAAAATGTGACCACTTTGACCTGCACCTCCTTTGGCTACCCCGCTCCCAGAATCATCTGGTACCAGTGCTTTGGAATCCGGCCTAC GTGCAATGAAAACACCACAGGGAAGCAGATGGCCATTCCGCTCCAGGCCCCAACAGTGGAGGTCCAGCGAGAAGAATACGGTGCCGTGGAGGTGGAGAGTGTCCTCACCGTGGGACCCTCAAACCGGAGGATGACTGTGGAGTGTGTGGCCTTCAATCTCGCAGGAGTTAGCAGTGACACGTTTGCTATGGAAGTCTCTG ACAAactcttcacctccaccttgacGGCAGCAGCAGGAATTCTGACCATTCTCTTGATGCTGCTGGTGATTTTGTTTTACAAATACAAGCAG AAGCCCAGATATGAAATCCGCTGGAAGATCATCGAGGCCCGGGAAGGAAACAACTACACCTTCATTGACCCAACTCAACTTCCATACAATGAGAAGTGGGAGTTCCCACGAGACAAACTGAAGCTAG GGAAGATCCTTGGCGCTGGGGCTTTCGGAAAGGTTGTTGAGGCCACAGCCTACGGTCTGGGAGAGCAGGACAATGTGATGCGTGTTGCTGTGAAGATGCTTAAAG CCAGCGCACACTCAGACGAGAGAGAAGCGCTgatgtcagagttgaagatccTCAGTCACCTGGGGCATCATACCAACATCGTGAACCTGCTGGGAGCTTGCACCTATGGAG GACCGGTGCTGGTGATCACAGAGTACTGCAGCCTTGGCGACCTGCTGAACTTTCTCCGCCAAAAGGCTGAGACGTTTGCAAACTTTGTGATGAACATACCAGAGATCATGGAGAGCTCCAACGACTACAAGAACATTCGCATGGAGAAACTGTTTATCCGAAG TGACAGCGGCATCTCCAGTGCTTCCTCGAGCAGCTACTTGGAGATGAGGCCGGGTCAAGCTGCCAGCCTTGAAAACAACCCTCAAG AGTCATGTGAGGAGGCTGCAGACTGGCAACTAGAAATTGGGGACTTGCTGAAGTTTTCACTTCAAGTCGCTCAAGGACTGGAGTTCCTCGCTGCCAAGAAC TGTATTCACAGAGACGTCGCCGCGAGAAACGTCCTACTGACTGACAATCGAGTGGCCAAGATTTGTGACTTTGGTCTGGCAAGGGACATAATGAATGACTCCAACTATGTGGTGAAAGGAAAC GCTCGTCTTCCGGTCAAGTGGATGGCCCCTGAGAGTATTTTCGACTGTGTTTACACTGTGCAGAGTGACGTCTGGTCATACGGCATCCTTCTGTGGGAAATATTTTCTCTGG GCAAGAGTCCTTACCCCAGTGTGGCGGTGGACTCCCGGTTCTACAAGATGGTGAAGCGTGGCTACCAGATGTCCCAGCCAGACTTTGCTCCACCTGAGAT CTATACGGTCATGAAGATGTGCTGGAACCTGGAGCCAACGGACCGGCCCACGTTCAGCAAGATCACTCAGATGATTCAGAGACAGCTCGGGGATGAGCCGGAGCAGGAGACA CTAATCTACCAgaatgtgcagcagcagcagcagcagcagcagcagcagcagcagcaggtcacagAGGGTGCCGAGTGTGACAGGCCCAAGTGTTGCGAAGGCCCATGTGACCCATCTTGTGACcacgaggaagaggagcagccgCTAATGAAAACCAACAACTACCAGTTCTGTTGA
- the csf1ra gene encoding macrophage colony-stimulating factor 1 receptor isoform X3: MLSYFTLLLGIVASAASVEWRRPVIKFNNRVVASPEVVVQPGAPLDLKCEGDGPVNWQTRLNKHRRFISRGYGNVRTIRVERPSAEFTGTYKCIYTASTQHRDLFSKVHVYVKDPHRVFWTSSTSLQVVKKEGEVYMLPCLLTDPSATDLSLRMDNGTTVPPGMNFTVYRHRGILIHSLHPSFNADYVCTARVNGVERTSRAFTINVIQKLRFPPYVFLETDEYIRIVGEELKIRCTTHNPNFNYNVTWAYTTKSKPRIEESVRSGGENRLDIESVLTIPAVMPTDTGNFSCIGTNEAGVNSSTTYLLVVDEPYVRLLPQLSPKLAHKGLSVEVNDGEDLELSVLVEAYPHIIEHRWHTPLSPNTSTQEHKFIQYNNRYHATLQLKRMNAQEQGQYTFYARSYKANASITFQVQMYQRPVAVVRWENVTTLTCTSFGYPAPRIIWYQCFGIRPTCNENTTGKQMAIPLQAPTVEVQREEYGAVEVESVLTVGPSNRRMTVECVAFNLAGVSSDTFAMEVSGETSYLTELIHLKLTHLPMIEDKLFTSTLTAAAGILTILLMLLVILFYKYKQKPRYEIRWKIIEAREGNNYTFIDPTQLPYNEKWEFPRDKLKLGKILGAGAFGKVVEATAYGLGEQDNVMRVAVKMLKASAHSDEREALMSELKILSHLGHHTNIVNLLGACTYGGPVLVITEYCSLGDLLNFLRQKAETFANFVMNIPEIMESSNDYKNIRMEKLFIRSDSGISSASSSSYLEMRPGQAASLENNPQESCEEAADWQLEIGDLLKFSLQVAQGLEFLAAKNCIHRDVAARNVLLTDNRVAKICDFGLARDIMNDSNYVVKGNARLPVKWMAPESIFDCVYTVQSDVWSYGILLWEIFSLGKSPYPSVAVDSRFYKMVKRGYQMSQPDFAPPEIYTVMKMCWNLEPTDRPTFSKITQMIQRQLGDEPEQETLIYQNVQQQQQQQQQQQQQVTEGAECDRPKCCEGPCDPSCDHEEEEQPLMKTNNYQFC; the protein is encoded by the exons ATGCTGTCCTACTTCACACTGTTGCTGGGGATCGTGGCCTCTGCTGCATCAG TGGAATGGAGGCGCCCAGTGATCAAGTTCAACAACAGGGTGGTGGCGAGTCCCGAGGTGGTGGTCCAACCCGGAGCACCGCTGGATCTGAAGTGCGAGGGAGATGGGCCCGTCAACTGGCAGACGAGGCTGAACAAACACAGGCGCTTCATCTCCAGGGGCTACGGGAACGTACGGACTATCAGAGTGGAGCGTCCCTCGGCGGAATTCACCGGAACATACAAGTGCATCTACACTGCCAGCACACAGCACCGGGACCTCTTTTCAAAAGTGCACGTTTATGTGAAAG ATCCACACCGTGtgttctggaccagcagcacGTCATTGCAGGTTGTCAAAAAGGAGGGCGAAGTGTACATGCTGCCCTGCCTGTTGACTGACCCCTCAGCTACAGACTTGAGTCTCCGCATGGACAATGGCACCACAGTGCCGCCGGGAATGAATTTCACTGTGTATCGGCACCGTGGCATTCTGATCCACAGCCTCCACCCCAGTTTCAATGCAGATTATGTGTGCACAGCAAGGGTCAACGGGGTGGAGAGAACATCACGGGCCTTCACGATCAATGTTATCCAAA AGCTTCGATTCCCGCCCTATGTCTTCTTGGAGACCGATGAATACATTCGCATTGTTGGTGAAGAGCTCAAGATTCGTTGCACCACGCACAACCCCAACTTCAACTACAACGTGACCTGGGCATACACAACCAAATCA AAACCGCGGATAGAAGAAAGCGTTCGCTCTGGTGGGGAGAATCGCTTGGACATCGAAAGCGTCCTCACCATTCCAGCAGTGATGCCGACAGACACAGGCAACTTCTCTTGTATTGGCACCAATGAAGCTGGAGTCAACAGTTCAACCACTTATTTGCTGGTCGTAG ATGAGCCCTACGTTCGACTTTTGCCCCAACTATCCCCAAAACTGGCACACAAGGGTCTGTCGGTGGAGGTGAACGATGGCGAAGATCTGGAGCTCAGCGTGCTCGTGGAGGCTTATCCACATATAATAGAGCACAGATGGCACACTCCATTGTCGCCGAACACCTCCACACAAGAGCACAAATTCATCCAATACAACAACAG ATACCACGCAACACTGCAGCTGAAGAGGATGAACGCTCAAGAGCAAGGCCAGTACACTTTCTATGCCCGCAGTTACAAGGCCAACGCCTCAATCACATTCCAAGTTCAAATGTATC AGAGACCTGTGGCCGTGGTGAGATGGGAAAATGTGACCACTTTGACCTGCACCTCCTTTGGCTACCCCGCTCCCAGAATCATCTGGTACCAGTGCTTTGGAATCCGGCCTAC GTGCAATGAAAACACCACAGGGAAGCAGATGGCCATTCCGCTCCAGGCCCCAACAGTGGAGGTCCAGCGAGAAGAATACGGTGCCGTGGAGGTGGAGAGTGTCCTCACCGTGGGACCCTCAAACCGGAGGATGACTGTGGAGTGTGTGGCCTTCAATCTCGCAGGAGTTAGCAGTGACACGTTTGCTATGGAAGTCTCTGGTGAGACATCATATTTGACTGAGTTAATTCATCTGAAACTGACACATCTTCCTATGATCGAAGACAAactcttcacctccaccttgacGGCAGCAGCAGGAATTCTGACCATTCTCTTGATGCTGCTGGTGATTTTGTTTTACAAATACAAGCAG AAGCCCAGATATGAAATCCGCTGGAAGATCATCGAGGCCCGGGAAGGAAACAACTACACCTTCATTGACCCAACTCAACTTCCATACAATGAGAAGTGGGAGTTCCCACGAGACAAACTGAAGCTAG GGAAGATCCTTGGCGCTGGGGCTTTCGGAAAGGTTGTTGAGGCCACAGCCTACGGTCTGGGAGAGCAGGACAATGTGATGCGTGTTGCTGTGAAGATGCTTAAAG CCAGCGCACACTCAGACGAGAGAGAAGCGCTgatgtcagagttgaagatccTCAGTCACCTGGGGCATCATACCAACATCGTGAACCTGCTGGGAGCTTGCACCTATGGAG GACCGGTGCTGGTGATCACAGAGTACTGCAGCCTTGGCGACCTGCTGAACTTTCTCCGCCAAAAGGCTGAGACGTTTGCAAACTTTGTGATGAACATACCAGAGATCATGGAGAGCTCCAACGACTACAAGAACATTCGCATGGAGAAACTGTTTATCCGAAG TGACAGCGGCATCTCCAGTGCTTCCTCGAGCAGCTACTTGGAGATGAGGCCGGGTCAAGCTGCCAGCCTTGAAAACAACCCTCAAG AGTCATGTGAGGAGGCTGCAGACTGGCAACTAGAAATTGGGGACTTGCTGAAGTTTTCACTTCAAGTCGCTCAAGGACTGGAGTTCCTCGCTGCCAAGAAC TGTATTCACAGAGACGTCGCCGCGAGAAACGTCCTACTGACTGACAATCGAGTGGCCAAGATTTGTGACTTTGGTCTGGCAAGGGACATAATGAATGACTCCAACTATGTGGTGAAAGGAAAC GCTCGTCTTCCGGTCAAGTGGATGGCCCCTGAGAGTATTTTCGACTGTGTTTACACTGTGCAGAGTGACGTCTGGTCATACGGCATCCTTCTGTGGGAAATATTTTCTCTGG GCAAGAGTCCTTACCCCAGTGTGGCGGTGGACTCCCGGTTCTACAAGATGGTGAAGCGTGGCTACCAGATGTCCCAGCCAGACTTTGCTCCACCTGAGAT CTATACGGTCATGAAGATGTGCTGGAACCTGGAGCCAACGGACCGGCCCACGTTCAGCAAGATCACTCAGATGATTCAGAGACAGCTCGGGGATGAGCCGGAGCAGGAGACA CTAATCTACCAgaatgtgcagcagcagcagcagcagcagcagcagcagcagcagcaggtcacagAGGGTGCCGAGTGTGACAGGCCCAAGTGTTGCGAAGGCCCATGTGACCCATCTTGTGACcacgaggaagaggagcagccgCTAATGAAAACCAACAACTACCAGTTCTGTTGA
- the csf1ra gene encoding macrophage colony-stimulating factor 1 receptor isoform X1 yields MVTLPQLSVPEQIRRRFGGTLKMLSYFTLLLGIVASAASVEWRRPVIKFNNRVVASPEVVVQPGAPLDLKCEGDGPVNWQTRLNKHRRFISRGYGNVRTIRVERPSAEFTGTYKCIYTASTQHRDLFSKVHVYVKDPHRVFWTSSTSLQVVKKEGEVYMLPCLLTDPSATDLSLRMDNGTTVPPGMNFTVYRHRGILIHSLHPSFNADYVCTARVNGVERTSRAFTINVIQKLRFPPYVFLETDEYIRIVGEELKIRCTTHNPNFNYNVTWAYTTKSKPRIEESVRSGGENRLDIESVLTIPAVMPTDTGNFSCIGTNEAGVNSSTTYLLVVDEPYVRLLPQLSPKLAHKGLSVEVNDGEDLELSVLVEAYPHIIEHRWHTPLSPNTSTQEHKFIQYNNRYHATLQLKRMNAQEQGQYTFYARSYKANASITFQVQMYQRPVAVVRWENVTTLTCTSFGYPAPRIIWYQCFGIRPTCNENTTGKQMAIPLQAPTVEVQREEYGAVEVESVLTVGPSNRRMTVECVAFNLAGVSSDTFAMEVSGETSYLTELIHLKLTHLPMIEDKLFTSTLTAAAGILTILLMLLVILFYKYKQKPRYEIRWKIIEAREGNNYTFIDPTQLPYNEKWEFPRDKLKLGKILGAGAFGKVVEATAYGLGEQDNVMRVAVKMLKASAHSDEREALMSELKILSHLGHHTNIVNLLGACTYGGPVLVITEYCSLGDLLNFLRQKAETFANFVMNIPEIMESSNDYKNIRMEKLFIRSDSGISSASSSSYLEMRPGQAASLENNPQESCEEAADWQLEIGDLLKFSLQVAQGLEFLAAKNCIHRDVAARNVLLTDNRVAKICDFGLARDIMNDSNYVVKGNARLPVKWMAPESIFDCVYTVQSDVWSYGILLWEIFSLGKSPYPSVAVDSRFYKMVKRGYQMSQPDFAPPEIYTVMKMCWNLEPTDRPTFSKITQMIQRQLGDEPEQETLIYQNVQQQQQQQQQQQQQVTEGAECDRPKCCEGPCDPSCDHEEEEQPLMKTNNYQFC; encoded by the exons ATGGTGACGCTCCCTCAACTGTCTGTTCCTGAGCAGATCAGAAGACGGTTTGGTGGAACACTGAAGATGCTGTCCTACTTCACACTGTTGCTGGGGATCGTGGCCTCTGCTGCATCAG TGGAATGGAGGCGCCCAGTGATCAAGTTCAACAACAGGGTGGTGGCGAGTCCCGAGGTGGTGGTCCAACCCGGAGCACCGCTGGATCTGAAGTGCGAGGGAGATGGGCCCGTCAACTGGCAGACGAGGCTGAACAAACACAGGCGCTTCATCTCCAGGGGCTACGGGAACGTACGGACTATCAGAGTGGAGCGTCCCTCGGCGGAATTCACCGGAACATACAAGTGCATCTACACTGCCAGCACACAGCACCGGGACCTCTTTTCAAAAGTGCACGTTTATGTGAAAG ATCCACACCGTGtgttctggaccagcagcacGTCATTGCAGGTTGTCAAAAAGGAGGGCGAAGTGTACATGCTGCCCTGCCTGTTGACTGACCCCTCAGCTACAGACTTGAGTCTCCGCATGGACAATGGCACCACAGTGCCGCCGGGAATGAATTTCACTGTGTATCGGCACCGTGGCATTCTGATCCACAGCCTCCACCCCAGTTTCAATGCAGATTATGTGTGCACAGCAAGGGTCAACGGGGTGGAGAGAACATCACGGGCCTTCACGATCAATGTTATCCAAA AGCTTCGATTCCCGCCCTATGTCTTCTTGGAGACCGATGAATACATTCGCATTGTTGGTGAAGAGCTCAAGATTCGTTGCACCACGCACAACCCCAACTTCAACTACAACGTGACCTGGGCATACACAACCAAATCA AAACCGCGGATAGAAGAAAGCGTTCGCTCTGGTGGGGAGAATCGCTTGGACATCGAAAGCGTCCTCACCATTCCAGCAGTGATGCCGACAGACACAGGCAACTTCTCTTGTATTGGCACCAATGAAGCTGGAGTCAACAGTTCAACCACTTATTTGCTGGTCGTAG ATGAGCCCTACGTTCGACTTTTGCCCCAACTATCCCCAAAACTGGCACACAAGGGTCTGTCGGTGGAGGTGAACGATGGCGAAGATCTGGAGCTCAGCGTGCTCGTGGAGGCTTATCCACATATAATAGAGCACAGATGGCACACTCCATTGTCGCCGAACACCTCCACACAAGAGCACAAATTCATCCAATACAACAACAG ATACCACGCAACACTGCAGCTGAAGAGGATGAACGCTCAAGAGCAAGGCCAGTACACTTTCTATGCCCGCAGTTACAAGGCCAACGCCTCAATCACATTCCAAGTTCAAATGTATC AGAGACCTGTGGCCGTGGTGAGATGGGAAAATGTGACCACTTTGACCTGCACCTCCTTTGGCTACCCCGCTCCCAGAATCATCTGGTACCAGTGCTTTGGAATCCGGCCTAC GTGCAATGAAAACACCACAGGGAAGCAGATGGCCATTCCGCTCCAGGCCCCAACAGTGGAGGTCCAGCGAGAAGAATACGGTGCCGTGGAGGTGGAGAGTGTCCTCACCGTGGGACCCTCAAACCGGAGGATGACTGTGGAGTGTGTGGCCTTCAATCTCGCAGGAGTTAGCAGTGACACGTTTGCTATGGAAGTCTCTGGTGAGACATCATATTTGACTGAGTTAATTCATCTGAAACTGACACATCTTCCTATGATCGAAGACAAactcttcacctccaccttgacGGCAGCAGCAGGAATTCTGACCATTCTCTTGATGCTGCTGGTGATTTTGTTTTACAAATACAAGCAG AAGCCCAGATATGAAATCCGCTGGAAGATCATCGAGGCCCGGGAAGGAAACAACTACACCTTCATTGACCCAACTCAACTTCCATACAATGAGAAGTGGGAGTTCCCACGAGACAAACTGAAGCTAG GGAAGATCCTTGGCGCTGGGGCTTTCGGAAAGGTTGTTGAGGCCACAGCCTACGGTCTGGGAGAGCAGGACAATGTGATGCGTGTTGCTGTGAAGATGCTTAAAG CCAGCGCACACTCAGACGAGAGAGAAGCGCTgatgtcagagttgaagatccTCAGTCACCTGGGGCATCATACCAACATCGTGAACCTGCTGGGAGCTTGCACCTATGGAG GACCGGTGCTGGTGATCACAGAGTACTGCAGCCTTGGCGACCTGCTGAACTTTCTCCGCCAAAAGGCTGAGACGTTTGCAAACTTTGTGATGAACATACCAGAGATCATGGAGAGCTCCAACGACTACAAGAACATTCGCATGGAGAAACTGTTTATCCGAAG TGACAGCGGCATCTCCAGTGCTTCCTCGAGCAGCTACTTGGAGATGAGGCCGGGTCAAGCTGCCAGCCTTGAAAACAACCCTCAAG AGTCATGTGAGGAGGCTGCAGACTGGCAACTAGAAATTGGGGACTTGCTGAAGTTTTCACTTCAAGTCGCTCAAGGACTGGAGTTCCTCGCTGCCAAGAAC TGTATTCACAGAGACGTCGCCGCGAGAAACGTCCTACTGACTGACAATCGAGTGGCCAAGATTTGTGACTTTGGTCTGGCAAGGGACATAATGAATGACTCCAACTATGTGGTGAAAGGAAAC GCTCGTCTTCCGGTCAAGTGGATGGCCCCTGAGAGTATTTTCGACTGTGTTTACACTGTGCAGAGTGACGTCTGGTCATACGGCATCCTTCTGTGGGAAATATTTTCTCTGG GCAAGAGTCCTTACCCCAGTGTGGCGGTGGACTCCCGGTTCTACAAGATGGTGAAGCGTGGCTACCAGATGTCCCAGCCAGACTTTGCTCCACCTGAGAT CTATACGGTCATGAAGATGTGCTGGAACCTGGAGCCAACGGACCGGCCCACGTTCAGCAAGATCACTCAGATGATTCAGAGACAGCTCGGGGATGAGCCGGAGCAGGAGACA CTAATCTACCAgaatgtgcagcagcagcagcagcagcagcagcagcagcagcagcaggtcacagAGGGTGCCGAGTGTGACAGGCCCAAGTGTTGCGAAGGCCCATGTGACCCATCTTGTGACcacgaggaagaggagcagccgCTAATGAAAACCAACAACTACCAGTTCTGTTGA